In the genome of Thermosphaera aggregans DSM 11486, one region contains:
- a CDS encoding endonuclease V: MLRQVAEFPRLDLSKVRFAAGFDSSFINNVQIAVAVVYDVATDAVVDEKVTRREALIPYIPGLLAFRELPGYLKTLSHLNVKPDVLLVDGHGLTHPRAFGIATHLGLVTKTPSIGVAKKPLHGVVDEEGYIIAHGQRLGKVLHHGKRRLYVSIGYGLSLESAVEIVEKLLRGETHLPIPLHYADKLSRKYKKENP; the protein is encoded by the coding sequence GTGCTAAGACAGGTTGCAGAGTTCCCTAGGCTGGATCTCTCAAAGGTAAGGTTCGCCGCAGGCTTCGACTCCTCGTTCATTAATAACGTTCAAATCGCTGTAGCCGTGGTCTACGACGTCGCCACGGACGCGGTGGTTGATGAGAAAGTTACCCGCCGTGAAGCGTTAATACCTTACATCCCCGGCCTTTTAGCGTTCAGGGAGCTCCCGGGCTACTTGAAAACCTTATCCCATCTCAATGTGAAGCCTGATGTGTTACTGGTCGACGGCCACGGGTTAACACATCCACGGGCGTTCGGGATAGCAACGCACCTCGGGCTCGTAACCAAAACCCCTTCCATAGGGGTTGCCAAGAAGCCTCTTCACGGGGTTGTCGATGAAGAAGGCTATATAATAGCCCACGGGCAGAGGCTTGGGAAAGTACTCCACCACGGAAAGCGAAGACTTTACGTTAGCATCGGGTACGGGTTAAGCCTGGAATCAGCTGTTGAAATAGTAGAAAAACTGCTGAGAGGGGAAACTCACCTACCCATACCCCTCCACTACGCCGACAAGCTTTCGAGAAAATATAAAAAAGAAAACCCTTAA
- a CDS encoding 50S ribosomal protein L40e, which produces MPVNDPELLKIVQARILNKTVCRKCGALNPPGATKCRRCKSKGTLRPKKAVRTATKAA; this is translated from the coding sequence ATGCCGGTTAACGACCCCGAGTTGCTGAAGATAGTGCAGGCGAGAATCTTAAACAAGACGGTGTGCAGGAAGTGTGGTGCTTTAAACCCGCCGGGCGCAACGAAGTGTAGAAGGTGTAAGTCCAAGGGCACATTGAGACCCAAGAAAGCTGTTAGAACAGCCACTAAAGCAGCCTAA
- a CDS encoding nucleotidyltransferase yields MGFSVDSLANVLSRLRESGVDYVLIGDTVIQLHLGLKTLEGDVDLFALSPSPLGEQEFYSSLAESNGWEMASTELGTPKLVCNVNGETVEVELYENFMDLEIPEELLNQSVTITVGNVKAKALRPEHYFVLKARQGVDLDKLKRWLKQVEKAGFNKKIVEEAIRLFPDFEEKTIRERLRSIGLTV; encoded by the coding sequence ATGGGTTTCAGCGTGGACAGTCTCGCCAATGTGCTCTCCCGGCTGAGAGAGAGCGGTGTCGACTACGTGTTAATCGGAGACACGGTTATCCAGCTCCATCTCGGCTTGAAAACGCTTGAGGGTGATGTAGACTTGTTCGCGCTAAGCCCTAGCCCGTTGGGGGAGCAGGAGTTCTACTCCTCTCTCGCCGAGAGTAACGGATGGGAAATGGCTTCAACCGAGCTTGGCACCCCAAAGCTAGTATGTAACGTGAACGGAGAGACGGTGGAGGTTGAACTCTACGAGAACTTCATGGATCTCGAGATACCTGAGGAATTGCTGAACCAATCCGTTACAATCACGGTGGGCAATGTTAAAGCCAAGGCACTGAGACCCGAGCACTACTTCGTCCTAAAGGCAAGGCAAGGGGTCGACTTGGACAAGCTTAAACGGTGGCTCAAGCAGGTTGAGAAAGCAGGTTTCAACAAGAAAATCGTGGAGGAGGCGATAAGGCTCTTTCCGGATTTCGAGGAGAAGACAATTAGGGAGAGGCTAAGGAGCATAGGGTTAACAGTGTAA